One Nymphaea colorata isolate Beijing-Zhang1983 chromosome 12, ASM883128v2, whole genome shotgun sequence genomic window, AGGCCCAAAATTTGTACCAGAGGTACAACAACCATCTCCATCCACCACTGGGGCGCAAGACTCATCCGTCCTGGCTGATTTCCTGGAATTTGAGACCACAAAACCATCCATATTACCATTTGCATTTCCTGCATTGCCTGACATAGGTTGAACacttgcatgtgaattgaacCCATCAAAGGGGCAAGCATTTTGAACACTCCTTGCTGTATTTTCGCACAAATCATTGGTCTGAGAAAACACAGAAGAGAATATATGGTATTCGCGGTTAGACCCGTCAAGACAACAGTCACCATCAATCAAACTTCCAAGCTCTTCTCCAAATAAAGCTTTCACCGCCTCTGCCTTATTGAACTCCCAAACCCTTGTTCTTTTGGCACCCATTTTTACTGTTCGCCAGACTTGATCATTTCATCGTTAGCCTAGAAAGAACAAAGCCAGAGAAATGTGGTCGGACAAAACCAAACAGCAGAGACGTAAAGAAGGAATTTACAGAAAACAGACCCCGTTTCTCCAATCAACTGCCCCTCCACGGCTCGTCTGTTTTGACCATGTTGATTACCCAAAACTTACCTCTTCGATCATTTCCAACAAATGCGTGAGTTCCAGAACACACAATCTCCCATTATGTTCACATCTTAAACTATCCATAACCACTGTATCCTGAATTCCCGAGTCTCCCCTCCCAGCAAAGTCCTGCAATCAATGGAGAATCCTGCAATCTTCCTTCAGCATTCCCCTGTTCcctaaaattaaaacaataaacAATTCAAGAAACACGAAACCCCCTCACATTCACAATGCCGATATCACACCCGATTCCACATTCACCAAAACCACATCCCAAACCCATAAACCCTAACTTTCCCAAAACCCACTTATTCCTCATCCGTCCCACCTATCCCATAAGGCAGAGAAACCCAAAAACCCCGTAACCAAAATCCAACATTCTCCGTCGCCCCAAAATCGAAGACCTCTCATTCAATGCAACCCCAACTAACCCCCTGCGCACAGGAAAGCAACAGAAAAACAATAAACGAACCACAAAACCACGACATCCCCACGATTCTTCTCGAAGAAAGCTGCTTACCTCCGAACTCGATCGGCAGACCACGGCAGCAAGAGCTAGTGCTTCCTTCCTCGTGGAAGAGACGCCCGCACAGAGGGAACGTGGGTGACGGGGGGCAGAGACTCCTGAGAAGGGCAAGGGTACAATGGGAGAAGGCAGCAGGGCAGGGCAGAGAAGCCAAAAAGATCTCTCTCCCCCCCACTCTCTCCCTTGTGGGTTGGAATGGAATTAGGGCCATTGTTGGGTGACATAGTCGTCTCGGGCTCCTGCTTTTGCTCACCCAAtccctttctttccatttcctttcgTTAGGGACTTAGGCAACTGTTGCAATAAATTTACCCCCACGCCCTCcttttgcctttttattttaCTTGCTTTCATGAGTTACCTCCTGTGGTTTTGATTCTCTCACTCACacttgaatgtttgatctttCCCAACTTCAAGCTGGGAATCCAGATTCCGAGTACTAGAGATTCAATAATTTATTTAATCAAACTCTAATCTTCAACTGAACCAGGCGGACTTTAAATCTATTGGAATTTATGTGATCTGTTGGGACCATGGTCTGTTCAAGCATTGGTAATCTTGATAGAAAGTTTGAGCTCTTGTATGCTTCATCTTGGGTTTATAACTTAGCCCTGAATTAGTCTCAGAATCTTAAGATTTTCAAGTCGAAGAAAGGTTTATAGTACAGCATGAAGCCATGGTAAGTGTCTATATAATCCTGATTTCGTCACAAAATGAGAATGACATATTGATTCTGCCAAAAGATTCAAACTCAGATCTGCTAGGCTACCACTGCTGGTGCCGCTGCCGCCATCGTCACCGCCGCCATTGCCGCCGCCAATGTGACTCTTGTGCAAACTCTCTGCTGCTCGGTAAGAAAAGTTTTCTATCGGCTAATCTACCCAGCCAGTCCATACATCAATCTTTCCTATGGAAGGCACTTATATTATAGCCCAAGTGCtaatgattttcaaattttgaccGTTAAGAGTGCTATTTCTTTATGTATTTCTCTTCTGGCCTCCTAATATTCAATCTATATTCTGACTCACATCTATTAATTGGCCCCATCTCCATTATGTCCCTCACAAactagatttggatccaaaacacCTGCTCCTACCAGATCCAAATCTGCCAAATTGGGTCAAACGAGAAAAGCTGGTCTAAGGTCCAATCAAATAAACCCGGGTTCGAAAACGCAGCACGCACTGCCGAGTCTCTCAAAGCAAAGAGGGTTAGAAAGAAAGCTGGCTTGAACGAGATCTTGTTCTGGATCTACCATAACCCGAGTCTAGAGTTATTTGCATCAACTAAACTGAATTAGAGATACCAAGTTCGTGATTTGGGAGGTCACCTAACTACATGAGCACAATAAGATCGAGATCTTGGGAAATTTGAAAGCTCTGTGCCTCCTTTCCAGATCCATCCTATCCCTTGAGGTTCCATAGATTGAATCACCTACTTGCACGAGAAAGGTGATATTATTACCGTTTGAAACCATGGTGAAAACCTTCTTCATTATATAATTGAGCTACACCTCTTTTATTTGTGGAGAGATTACAATATTTCCATGATGGTCATCAACAAATCTACTGACATGAATCCTACAGATGTTTTCACCATATTTATCAATGTCAACCTTATCTGTATTTAAGAAGTTGATTTGTAAATATGAATCAAAGGCAAAGAAGGAGGACAACGATACAGGTCCAGTTTCTCTTTGCCTGcaatttcaattcctttttttttttccttgtcaaatCTTGCCTTGTAATCTGTTCTTGCCTTCTTAAATCCTACTTATGGTGTGCATACCATAATTCTCTCTGCATACTATATTTTCCTGTGGCTCTTGGTAAACGAAAGAGAGCCTCATTCTTGAATTGTGATTCTACCATGAGCGGTGGAATTATGATTGTAGaagtttagattttttttttcatctctttttagagCACACGTTATGaatttttaattcatcaatAGAATATTGTGGAATCACATTgaaggctatcaaacataaatgaaaactataactaaaattttctttttcaatttgtggtagaattttgtttctagaattttaattctagaatcaaaattcaggGCCGTCAAACATAAGATTATCAAGTGGAGAGGACGTTACAAATTTAAGAGTCGTAACATAAGATCTTCGTTGCATTGATTTAGAAGGGAATGTAAATTACAAATTCAAAATCACCGATAGAATGGAAACAAGATTGCAACTAAATTGGATTTGCCGCAAATAAAATACATGCGAGGTCGCttcaaaattggatttagtagattgaaatttGACTGAATCGTCAAATTAAATAAGAAGAAATTGCAACCTTAAGTAGAAgcaatattatttttcaatttaaagtCCGGCTATGGAAGTGAGGACAATGGACATGCgctctctctttcctccaaaAGTTTGCCCCCTTTAAAAAGTGGTCCTACTTAGGTGGACCACGACCCGAGCGGCCGCCCGGTGGCTCGTGCCAGTCATGTGGACGGGCTCGTCCCGGCTGAGCCCACCGCTCCGTTCTTCCTTCCAGCGGCAGCCCGTGCTTCTCCCCATCTCCCTCATGTTCCCGCGTCCGCGGAAGCTAACCATTCGAATTCTCAGTAGGAAGGCATCGATCCCATGCACGAATTTCTCTACGAACCATCGAACTTTCATCAGCAATTCATGCGAAACCCATCATCACAACCTTGAAATCGTAGTCAAATCAGGCGATGCTTGGAGTTTGTGGGATACCATCGATCCCTTAATCGCTAGGAGCACCAGAGAGATCGATGATAATCCTCAGATTATTATCCCATTGGCAAGAAGACTTGTCGATTTGGGATCCGTGGGAACCGTTAAGTGCATTCATGCCCACTTGGTGGTGTCTGGAATGGGCGCTTCCATCGCCTTGCACAACCACCTTATTGTTGTGTATTCAAAACTCGGGAGATTTGATGATGGTTGTAACGTGTTTGAGAAAATGCCTAAGCGGAACGTTGTTTCTTGGACTGTCATGGTTTCCGCATGCGTGAAGAACGGTTTCCATCGTGATGCTTTGCGTGTTTACTCTAGTATGAGGCGGCATGGCATGGGTTTGGACAGTTTCGCACTGTCGTCTGTGTTGCGGGCATGTGTAGCAATTGGATCAATAAGCTTATGCCACCAGATTCATGGGGAATTGGTGAAAACTGGAAACGAGTCTTGTGCTTTTGTGGGGAATGTGGTGGTTGATATGTATGTCAAGTGTGGAAGTCTAGACGATGCTGagaagttctttcatgaaatggCTGTGAGAAACGTAGTCTCTTGGACTGCCATTATAGGCGGCTACGCTAGGAGCAGCACGTGCATGGGGTTTAAGCTTTGTGTGGAAATGATTCGTGAAGGCACCCTTCCTGATCAGTCCGCATTTGCTAGTGTTTTGGCAAGCTTATCAATGGATAATTTCAATCAGGTTATGCAGGTGCATGCAATTGCTGTCAAATTAGGCTTCGGTTCAGATATTGTTGTTGGTTGTGCCATTCTTGATCTGTATCTGAAGTTTTATCTTTTAAAGGATGCCTACAAGCTGTTCGAAGAGATGCCAGAAAGGAATGTTGTTTCATGGACTGCTATGATTGTTGGTAACATACATAATGGTCATCCTGTCAGGGCTCTAGAATTGTTTGCTAGGATGCGGCTGTCTGGCATTAAAGGTGACGGATTCACTGCATCAGGCGTTCTCAGAGCTTGTGTAAACATGACCTCCCTAGAGATGGCAAAACAAGTTCATGGAGATGTACTCAAAAGGCGGCTTGAAATGGATGTTTCCGTCAATAATGCACTCATAGATGCGTATGGAAAGTGTGGTGACATTATGAATGCATATAAGTTGTTTACAGAGGTTGAGAAACCAGATTTGGCCTCATGGAATTCTATAATTTCTGCGTTTTCCATGCACGGGCATGGGAAAGAATCTGTCAGACTCTTTGGGGAAATGCAGAAACAGGGGGTAAAGCCTGATACCATCACATTTGTGGCCATCCTTTCTGGTTGTAGCCATGGGGGTCTTGTAGAGGATGCTCGGAACTGCTTTGAGATTATGACCAAAGAATATGGAATTGAACCAAGAGATGAACATTATAGTTGTATGGTAGATCTTCTTGGAAGGGCTGGATTGCTTGACCAAGCATTAGAACTTATAGAAGACATGCCACGGAAACCAGGCGATTCAGTTTGGGGTGCTCTTCTCGGTGCTTGTAAGGAGCTTGGTAATACTAAAATTGCAGAAAGAGCCGCACTTGAGCTGACACAACTCATGCCTGAGGAGCCCTTAACTTACATAAGTCTGGCCAATACTTACGCTTCTGCTGGTAGATGGGAGAGTGCAGCCAGAGTGAGGAAGTTGATGATGGGCATGGGAATGAAAAAGGATCCTGGTTGTAGTTGGATTGAAATGGATAGCAAGGTGCACGTATTTATAGTTGGAGAAAAATCACATCCGCACGGAGCTGAAATCAACGACCTCCTGGGAGTCATGTCCATTCATATGAGGGGGGTAGGCGACCAGTGCACAACAGAACAGTTCGCTGGATAACACAATTGTTTGTGGAAGTTGGAGCAAATAGAATAAAGAATTCCACGGGTTTAAGAATCAGTTACAAAGTGAATTTACTTGGCAgcatgaaaattgttgaatggtgaagaacaagaaaaacgGGAACCAAAGATGTCCCTTGTTTCTCCAGGACTATCTAACTTGGTTGCTTGAAACATATTAGCGGAAAGCAATACAAACAATTTATGGCTGTCCTACGTCTTTGGTTCAGATATGGCAAAGCGTGGCTCCACATTGCTGAATGTGAGCCTCAACATTCGAGGGTCAAAGAAGTTAATCACTATTTCATGCGGCAACTGAAGACAATACCTCTTCGATTGGGCTCCCTGTCTTTTGTGGAACTGAGGGTCAGTTGTCCAATGACTGAACTgctgaaattttctttcctaTTGAAAAGACGGATGAGCTTGATGCATCTTTACTGGTGATCCATACAAGGCCGGTGAGTCTTTCATTCAGTCAGAACTTTCAATGGCAAATGTGCATTAAGCAACAACTCTTGCAGGCCACAGAATTTTGATTTGGAGAAGAAGGCCATAGACCTTCAAACATCAAGAACCACCAACTtccattttcatcatcatgaatACAACTCTCTGTGTATTATTAGAACCAATGCCACTAAAAGGTGGCAAATGTATTTCTCAATTCAAGAGAGCTAAGAGCCTAAGACAATAAAGCTTCCAAGCATATGGAAGAATACTATTAATTGAAGCACAGCCAATAAAAAGCAAGAGACTAAGGCCTTCTCCCATAGCTTCGCAAGTCGTGTATGTCATGAAATGCATACTTGTGACATTGTTAAGTTCAATTTCTAGCACTGTTAACAGCAGAATTCGCTAACGCTGGTCCTTGTAAGTCATGGTTTATCATCATATACATACTTATAACATTGTTATGTTCCATTTCTAGcacttttaaaaattacaaataattCACCATTGCTGGATCATGTCCTTCTGAGCATTTCGTATGCGGTTGGGCCCTTGTAACACGTATGAAGTTATTCTTCAATCCCCTCAGGCACCACATGTGAGAAAGCCTGAGAATGCATATCTGGGACAGTGAATCACAAGATTAGAGTTCCAAGCTACTTTCTCAAGTAACTGAACATTAACTCTTTCAATCAGCACCGTTGTTCTTAG contains:
- the LOC116265438 gene encoding putative pentatricopeptide repeat-containing protein At1g56570; amino-acid sequence: MWTGSSRLSPPLRSSFQRQPVLLPISLMFPRPRKLTIRILSRKASIPCTNFSTNHRTFISNSCETHHHNLEIVVKSGDAWSLWDTIDPLIARSTREIDDNPQIIIPLARRLVDLGSVGTVKCIHAHLVVSGMGASIALHNHLIVVYSKLGRFDDGCNVFEKMPKRNVVSWTVMVSACVKNGFHRDALRVYSSMRRHGMGLDSFALSSVLRACVAIGSISLCHQIHGELVKTGNESCAFVGNVVVDMYVKCGSLDDAEKFFHEMAVRNVVSWTAIIGGYARSSTCMGFKLCVEMIREGTLPDQSAFASVLASLSMDNFNQVMQVHAIAVKLGFGSDIVVGCAILDLYLKFYLLKDAYKLFEEMPERNVVSWTAMIVGNIHNGHPVRALELFARMRLSGIKGDGFTASGVLRACVNMTSLEMAKQVHGDVLKRRLEMDVSVNNALIDAYGKCGDIMNAYKLFTEVEKPDLASWNSIISAFSMHGHGKESVRLFGEMQKQGVKPDTITFVAILSGCSHGGLVEDARNCFEIMTKEYGIEPRDEHYSCMVDLLGRAGLLDQALELIEDMPRKPGDSVWGALLGACKELGNTKIAERAALELTQLMPEEPLTYISLANTYASAGRWESAARVRKLMMGMGMKKDPGCSWIEMDSKVHVFIVGEKSHPHGAEINDLLGVMSIHMRGVGDQCTTEQFAG